In Agrobacterium sp. RAC06, a single window of DNA contains:
- the xseA gene encoding exodeoxyribonuclease VII large subunit codes for MSNFFDNDSPTNLTEFSVSELSGSIKRTIETSFDHVRVRGEISGYRGPHSSGHAYFSLKDDKARIDAVIWKGSFSKLKYRPEEGMEVIATGKVTTFPGSSKYQIVIEQMEPAGAGALMALIEERKRRFTAEGLFDPARKQLLPFLPKVIGVVTSPTGAVIRDILHRISDRFPVHVLVWPVKVQGEGSGDEVANAIHGFNALEPGGPMPRPDVLIVARGGGSLEDLWSFNDEAVVRAAAASSIPLISAVGHETDWTLIDYAADVRAPTPTGAAEMAVPVKADLEAQVATLSARLSGAMNRQMDNRRQNLRSLVRALPSLDQLLALPRRRFDEAAAGLGRSLELNTMNKRRSFERAAAKLSPDMLARRLVERKQKLTENAVRAERVIERLIERNKARLGRFDATLTAVPARLKAMTERSKDRLESLGRRADSAVMNDLRRARQSLLSQDRVLQSLSYKNVLARGYAVIRDENDRPVSRADGLSHGQAIAIEFADGRVDAVAGEGVSPPEPSAPQPARAAAVSRPARKSEPPAGQGSLF; via the coding sequence ATGAGCAATTTCTTCGACAACGATTCGCCGACGAACCTCACCGAATTTTCCGTTTCGGAGCTTTCGGGCTCGATCAAGCGTACCATCGAAACATCCTTCGACCATGTGCGGGTACGCGGTGAAATCTCCGGTTATCGCGGACCGCATTCCTCGGGCCATGCCTATTTCAGCCTGAAGGACGACAAGGCGCGCATTGATGCGGTGATCTGGAAGGGCTCCTTTTCCAAGCTGAAATATCGCCCGGAAGAGGGCATGGAGGTGATCGCCACCGGCAAGGTCACGACCTTCCCGGGTTCGTCGAAATACCAGATCGTCATCGAGCAGATGGAGCCGGCCGGTGCAGGCGCCCTGATGGCCCTGATCGAGGAGCGTAAGCGCCGCTTTACGGCCGAGGGCCTGTTCGACCCCGCGCGCAAGCAGCTCCTGCCCTTCCTACCGAAGGTGATCGGCGTCGTCACCTCGCCGACCGGTGCCGTTATCCGCGATATCCTGCACCGCATCTCGGACCGTTTTCCGGTGCATGTGCTGGTCTGGCCGGTCAAGGTTCAGGGCGAAGGCTCCGGCGACGAGGTGGCGAATGCCATCCACGGCTTCAATGCGCTGGAGCCCGGCGGGCCGATGCCGCGGCCGGACGTGCTGATCGTTGCGCGCGGCGGCGGCAGCCTTGAGGACCTCTGGAGTTTCAATGATGAGGCCGTGGTCCGTGCGGCGGCTGCGAGCAGCATTCCGCTGATCTCGGCCGTCGGCCACGAAACCGACTGGACGCTGATCGACTATGCTGCCGATGTGCGCGCGCCGACCCCTACGGGGGCGGCCGAAATGGCCGTGCCCGTGAAGGCCGATCTTGAGGCGCAGGTGGCCACACTGTCTGCCCGGCTCTCTGGCGCCATGAACAGGCAGATGGACAATCGTCGCCAGAACCTGCGCAGCCTCGTGCGGGCGCTGCCTTCGCTCGACCAGTTGCTGGCCTTGCCGCGTCGTCGCTTTGACGAGGCGGCCGCAGGTCTCGGGCGTAGCCTCGAACTCAACACCATGAACAAGCGCCGCAGCTTCGAGCGCGCGGCGGCGAAACTGTCGCCCGACATGCTGGCGCGCCGACTGGTAGAGCGTAAGCAGAAACTCACGGAAAATGCCGTGCGCGCCGAACGCGTCATCGAGCGGCTGATTGAGCGCAACAAGGCCCGCCTTGGACGCTTCGATGCAACGTTGACGGCAGTCCCGGCGCGGCTGAAGGCGATGACGGAGCGCTCGAAGGACAGGCTGGAAAGTCTTGGTCGCCGTGCCGACAGCGCCGTGATGAACGACCTGCGCCGTGCCCGACAGTCACTCTTGTCGCAGGACCGCGTGCTGCAGTCACTCTCCTACAAGAACGTACTGGCGCGCGGTTATGCCGTGATCCGCGACGAGAATGATCGCCCGGTTTCGCGCGCCGACGGGCTGTCGCATGGCCAGGCGATCGCGATCGAATTCGCCGATGGGCGAGTGGATGCCGTTGCTGGCGAGGGTGTATCCCCGCCGGAACCGTCGGCCCCGCAGCCGGCCCGCGCAGCCGCCGTGTCCAGGCCGGCGCGCAAGAGCGAGCCTCCGGCCGGGCAGGGGAGCCTGTTCTGA
- a CDS encoding glycosyltransferase — MSHPANPSLDIAVLLPCYNEAATIGQVVSDFRAALPEAKIYVYDNNSTDGTALKAMLAGATVVRERRQGKGHVVRRMFCDIDADIYIMADGDGTYGPADSEELIRTLITERADMVVGTRRGVHDDAGRQGHAFGNRLFNLLYRVLFGNDFTDILSGYRAFSRRYVKSFPAISGGFEIETEMSVHASRLRLPVVELELDYGRRPKGSQSKLSTFRDGFKILKMFALLMKETRPFTFFALIACAFLGSGILFAAPVLVEYLQTGLVPRMPTWVLSLCLVGLSFVSFAGGVILDSVAQGRNELLRLHYLALPSIHSRSRSEATEGNAQERNAA; from the coding sequence ATGAGCCACCCGGCCAACCCCTCCCTCGACATCGCCGTTCTCTTGCCCTGCTACAATGAGGCGGCAACGATCGGCCAGGTTGTGAGCGATTTCCGTGCGGCCCTGCCCGAGGCGAAGATATACGTCTATGACAACAACTCGACCGACGGCACGGCGCTGAAGGCGATGCTCGCCGGGGCCACCGTCGTGCGCGAACGTCGCCAGGGCAAGGGCCATGTGGTGCGCCGCATGTTCTGCGACATCGATGCCGATATCTACATCATGGCCGATGGCGACGGGACCTATGGTCCTGCCGACTCCGAGGAACTGATCCGCACGCTGATCACCGAGCGAGCCGACATGGTGGTCGGCACCCGACGCGGGGTCCATGACGATGCCGGACGCCAGGGCCATGCCTTCGGCAACCGGCTGTTCAACCTGCTTTACCGCGTGCTGTTCGGCAACGACTTCACGGACATCTTGTCCGGCTACCGCGCCTTTTCGCGCCGCTATGTAAAGAGCTTCCCAGCGATTTCCGGTGGGTTTGAGATCGAGACGGAAATGTCCGTGCATGCCTCGCGGCTGAGGCTGCCGGTCGTCGAGCTGGAGCTCGACTATGGGCGTCGCCCAAAGGGATCACAATCGAAGCTCTCGACATTTCGAGACGGCTTCAAGATCCTCAAGATGTTCGCTCTCCTGATGAAGGAGACCCGCCCTTTCACATTCTTCGCCCTCATCGCCTGCGCGTTCCTGGGAAGCGGCATACTCTTTGCCGCTCCTGTCCTCGTGGAGTATCTCCAGACGGGCCTTGTCCCGCGAATGCCGACCTGGGTCCTGTCCCTCTGCCTCGTCGGCCTCAGCTTCGTTTCCTTTGCCGGTGGGGTCATCCTGGATTCGGTTGCGCAGGGACGCAACGAACTGCTTCGGCTTCATTATCTTGCCTTGCCCTCGATCCATTCGCGGAGCCGGTCCGAAGCGACCGAAGGGAATGCACAGGAAAGAAATGCCGCATGA
- a CDS encoding class I SAM-dependent methyltransferase, producing the protein MRRETTNRIRFVIEDILPPILRDSRLFLWLAERVWGNHIRDLAEFRARAPFLTEEAYAALYRKHPRVHAGTDNSEACIEQVVQGVEGESVCDIGCGTGALLTRIRARHPHLARVTGVDFVIDDAAALPGVEYVAAKIENLPFADKEFDTVICTHVIEHVLEYQRAIAELRRIARKRLIIVVPREREARYSFNPHFNFFPYTHSFLRAMHPIPPQYACADIGRDIFYMETLEG; encoded by the coding sequence ATGAGGCGCGAGACCACCAACAGGATCCGCTTCGTCATCGAAGACATCCTCCCGCCGATCCTGCGCGATTCCAGGCTGTTCCTTTGGCTGGCCGAGCGGGTCTGGGGCAATCACATCCGGGATCTGGCCGAGTTTCGGGCGCGCGCGCCGTTTCTGACGGAAGAGGCCTATGCCGCGCTCTACCGCAAACACCCGCGCGTGCATGCAGGCACGGACAATTCGGAGGCCTGCATTGAGCAGGTCGTTCAGGGGGTCGAGGGTGAAAGCGTCTGCGACATCGGCTGCGGGACGGGCGCGCTGCTCACGCGCATCCGTGCGCGTCACCCGCATCTTGCCCGGGTCACCGGCGTGGATTTTGTCATCGACGACGCGGCGGCCCTGCCGGGTGTCGAATATGTTGCAGCGAAGATCGAAAACCTGCCCTTTGCGGACAAAGAGTTCGATACGGTCATCTGCACCCATGTCATCGAACATGTTCTCGAATACCAGCGCGCCATCGCGGAGTTGCGGCGCATTGCCCGAAAGCGCCTGATCATCGTCGTTCCGCGGGAACGTGAGGCGCGCTACAGTTTCAATCCGCACTTCAATTTCTTTCCCTATACGCACTCGTTCCTGCGCGCCATGCATCCGATCCCACCACAATATGCCTGCGCGGATATCGGACGGGACATCTTCTACATGGAAACGCTGGAGGGCTGA
- a CDS encoding EamA family transporter yields MEFSSLTLATWIGLLATPLLIAMGQVLFKLTSQSTGTFSLASLMMLAVNPVFIAALALYGFGTVVWIYVLRSVPLTLAYSFMGLTFCFVPLLAQLFFGEPLHMRYLIGTLLILAGLVTIHV; encoded by the coding sequence ATGGAGTTTTCCAGCCTGACACTTGCGACCTGGATAGGATTGCTCGCCACGCCGCTGTTGATTGCGATGGGGCAGGTTCTGTTCAAGCTGACGAGCCAGAGCACAGGGACATTTTCTCTGGCGAGCCTGATGATGCTCGCGGTCAATCCGGTGTTCATTGCGGCGCTAGCGCTTTACGGTTTTGGAACCGTCGTCTGGATCTATGTGCTGCGCTCCGTGCCTCTGACGCTCGCCTATTCCTTCATGGGGCTGACCTTCTGCTTCGTCCCCCTGCTGGCGCAACTCTTCTTCGGCGAACCCTTGCACATGCGCTATCTGATCGGGACGCTGCTCATCCTGGCCGGGCTTGTGACCATACATGTCTGA
- a CDS encoding Gfo/Idh/MocA family protein, producing MLRFGILSTAKIGRELVVPAIQDAENAVVTAIASRDLARAREMADRFSVPHAFGSYEEMLASDVIDAVYIPLPTSQHVEWAIKAADAGKHALCEKPIALKASEIDEIIAARERNKVLITEAYMVTYAPVWLKVRELLAEGAIGTLKMVQGSFTYFNRDPDNMRNIPELGGGALPDIGVYPTITTRFVTDKEPVRVQSTIERDPDFGTDIYASVKADFADFELNFYVSTQMANRQLMVFHGTDGFIEVKSPFNADRWGAEEVELTNRSHNVSQIFRFPDSRQYKLEAEAFARAVAGTKGEVVTLESSKANQKLIDAIYRAADKDGWEAV from the coding sequence ATGCTGCGTTTTGGAATTCTGTCGACGGCCAAGATCGGTCGCGAGCTTGTCGTGCCGGCGATCCAGGATGCCGAAAATGCCGTGGTGACAGCGATCGCCAGCCGCGATCTGGCGAGAGCCCGCGAGATGGCCGATCGCTTCTCGGTGCCGCATGCCTTCGGCTCCTACGAGGAAATGCTGGCCTCCGACGTCATCGACGCGGTCTATATTCCTTTGCCGACCTCGCAGCATGTCGAATGGGCGATCAAGGCCGCCGACGCCGGCAAGCATGCGCTTTGTGAAAAGCCGATCGCGCTCAAAGCGTCGGAAATCGACGAGATCATCGCGGCGCGCGAACGCAACAAGGTACTGATCACGGAAGCCTATATGGTGACCTATGCACCGGTCTGGCTGAAGGTCCGCGAACTGCTGGCCGAAGGCGCGATCGGCACGTTGAAGATGGTCCAGGGCTCGTTCACCTACTTCAATCGCGACCCTGACAACATGCGCAACATCCCGGAGCTCGGCGGCGGTGCATTGCCCGATATCGGCGTCTACCCGACGATCACCACCCGCTTCGTCACGGATAAGGAGCCGGTCCGCGTCCAGTCGACCATCGAGCGCGATCCGGACTTCGGCACGGATATCTATGCGAGCGTGAAGGCTGACTTTGCCGATTTCGAACTGAACTTCTATGTCTCGACCCAGATGGCCAACCGCCAGCTGATGGTCTTCCATGGCACTGACGGGTTCATCGAGGTGAAGTCACCCTTCAACGCCGATCGCTGGGGTGCCGAGGAAGTCGAACTCACCAATCGCAGCCACAACGTCTCGCAGATCTTCCGCTTCCCCGACAGCCGCCAATACAAGCTGGAGGCGGAAGCCTTTGCCCGCGCTGTTGCCGGCACCAAGGGGGAGGTCGTCACCCTGGAAAGCTCCAAGGCAAACCAGAAGCTGATCGATGCGATCTACCGGGCCGCAGACAAGGATGGCTGGGAAGCAGTGTAA
- a CDS encoding cysteine hydrolase family protein translates to MSAQDTALIVVDVQESFRHAPYWDASELPAYLSRQQALIDGAKAAGMPIVQIFHVDTDEAFRLESGLVRTLDEITITPDVTFHKGVHSALVDTGLEAWLREKGISRVIVSGIRTEQCCETTTRHASDLGFAVDFVTEATLTFPMTHASGRVFTADDIRMRTELVLADRFARIVTVEQALMPPSAAA, encoded by the coding sequence ATGTCCGCTCAAGACACTGCCCTCATCGTGGTCGACGTTCAGGAGAGCTTTCGCCATGCGCCCTATTGGGACGCATCGGAACTCCCCGCTTACCTTTCGAGGCAGCAGGCGCTGATCGACGGCGCGAAGGCTGCAGGCATGCCGATCGTGCAGATCTTCCACGTCGACACCGACGAAGCCTTCCGGCTGGAAAGCGGACTTGTCCGCACGCTCGACGAGATCACAATTACGCCGGACGTGACCTTCCACAAAGGCGTGCATTCGGCCCTGGTCGACACTGGTCTCGAAGCCTGGCTGCGCGAAAAGGGCATCTCACGCGTCATCGTCTCGGGCATCCGTACCGAGCAGTGCTGCGAGACCACCACGCGCCATGCATCCGATCTCGGCTTCGCGGTCGACTTCGTCACCGAGGCGACGCTCACCTTCCCGATGACGCATGCCTCCGGCCGGGTCTTTACCGCAGACGACATCCGCATGCGGACGGAGCTGGTGCTTGCCGACCGCTTTGCCCGGATCGTGACCGTCGAGCAGGCTCTGATGCCGCCCTCCGCCGCCGCCTGA
- a CDS encoding GlxA family transcriptional regulator — MDVIPFFILVPPDTLLIDIAGPLEVLRYANQEQDRVRFDYRYISAQSRQQTSIGLMLDGLEPLPETLPDNAILMISGSLTVGTEEIAREAELKTLTRWLARTVRPDTRLVTICSGALLAAAAGLMEGYQCTTHAECLDELRALAPTASVLENRLYVEDGNRFSSAGISTGIDLMLHLVSRFASPQAALAAARKMVIYLRRSGQDPQLSPWLSGRNHIHPAIHRAQDAIMADPARDWSLPGLAEIAHLSERHLSRLFREYVGQSVVDYVNLMRVTLAQELLKQSRLDMENLALRAGFASSRHMRRIFVQHHGVPPSHFRRAAE; from the coding sequence ATGGACGTGATCCCGTTCTTCATCCTCGTTCCGCCTGACACGCTGCTGATCGACATTGCCGGTCCGCTGGAGGTGCTGCGGTATGCGAACCAGGAGCAGGACCGGGTCCGTTTCGACTATCGCTACATCTCGGCCCAATCGCGGCAGCAGACCTCGATCGGGCTCATGCTCGACGGTCTCGAACCCCTGCCCGAGACGCTGCCTGACAATGCGATCCTGATGATTTCCGGCAGCCTCACTGTCGGCACCGAAGAGATCGCCCGCGAGGCCGAACTGAAGACGCTGACGCGCTGGCTCGCCCGCACGGTCAGGCCGGACACGCGGCTCGTCACCATCTGCTCCGGCGCGCTGCTTGCTGCGGCAGCCGGGCTGATGGAGGGCTATCAGTGCACCACGCACGCAGAATGCCTAGACGAACTCCGGGCACTTGCACCGACGGCGAGTGTTCTGGAGAACCGGCTCTATGTGGAAGATGGCAACCGCTTTTCGAGTGCCGGTATCTCGACCGGCATTGACCTCATGCTGCATCTCGTCAGCCGCTTCGCCTCGCCGCAGGCAGCACTCGCCGCTGCCCGCAAGATGGTCATCTATCTCCGTCGCAGCGGCCAGGACCCTCAGCTTTCGCCCTGGCTTTCCGGCCGCAACCACATCCACCCGGCGATCCACCGCGCCCAGGATGCGATCATGGCGGATCCGGCGCGAGACTGGTCGCTGCCGGGGCTCGCCGAGATCGCGCATTTGAGCGAACGGCATCTGTCCCGTCTTTTCCGGGAATATGTCGGTCAGTCGGTCGTCGATTACGTCAACCTGATGCGGGTGACGCTCGCCCAGGAGCTGCTCAAGCAATCGAGGCTCGACATGGAGAACCTCGCTTTGCGCGCCGGATTTGCCTCCTCACGCCACATGCGACGGATCTTCGTCCAGCATCACGGCGTGCCGCCCAGTCACTTTCGCCGGGCGGCCGAATGA
- a CDS encoding aldo/keto reductase produces MQKRALGRTGLSIAPVVLGGNVFGWTADEKTSFAILDRFFDAGFNTIDTADMYSLWADGNVGGESETIIGNWLKRGGVKREDAVIVTKVGADLGGKKRGLSARRIAEAVEDSLRRLQTDYIDLYLAHWPDAETDDEESLAAFAKLKDAGKVRAIGCSNLDAEQLQATFDAAAKAGVGRYDVIQPEYNLYTRSKFEGELAELCQREEIGVITYYALASGFLTGKYRSAADTEGKARGEDMEPYLNARGFDILGALDQIAVETGTSPATVAIAWIAAQPGVTAPIASATSLRQLESLIAAGKLELTTAQMKQLNQAGA; encoded by the coding sequence ATGCAGAAACGTGCTCTCGGCCGCACCGGCCTTTCGATCGCTCCCGTCGTGCTCGGCGGCAATGTCTTCGGCTGGACGGCCGACGAGAAGACGTCGTTTGCCATTCTCGACCGCTTCTTCGATGCCGGCTTCAACACGATCGATACCGCCGACATGTATTCGCTCTGGGCCGACGGCAATGTCGGAGGCGAGAGTGAGACGATCATCGGCAACTGGCTGAAGCGCGGTGGTGTGAAGCGCGAAGATGCCGTTATCGTCACCAAGGTCGGGGCCGATCTCGGGGGCAAGAAGCGAGGCCTCAGCGCGCGCCGCATTGCAGAGGCCGTTGAAGACTCGCTCCGCCGTCTGCAGACGGACTATATCGACCTTTATCTCGCCCATTGGCCGGATGCGGAAACGGATGACGAGGAGAGCCTTGCCGCCTTCGCCAAGCTGAAGGATGCCGGCAAGGTGCGCGCGATCGGCTGCTCCAATCTCGACGCCGAACAGCTGCAGGCGACCTTCGATGCGGCAGCTAAGGCCGGCGTTGGTCGCTATGACGTGATCCAGCCGGAATACAATCTCTACACACGCTCGAAATTCGAGGGTGAACTCGCAGAGCTCTGCCAGCGCGAGGAGATCGGCGTCATCACCTATTATGCGCTGGCCTCGGGCTTCCTCACCGGCAAATATCGCAGTGCTGCCGATACCGAGGGCAAGGCACGCGGCGAGGATATGGAGCCCTATCTCAACGCACGTGGCTTCGATATATTGGGCGCTCTCGACCAGATCGCGGTCGAAACTGGCACCAGCCCCGCGACCGTTGCGATCGCCTGGATCGCCGCACAGCCCGGCGTCACCGCGCCGATTGCGTCTGCCACCAGCCTGCGCCAGCTTGAAAGCCTGATCGCGGCCGGGAAACTGGAGCTGACGACCGCGCAGATGAAACAACTCAACCAAGCCGGAGCATGA
- a CDS encoding aldo/keto reductase, which translates to MKTRRLGTLTTSTIGLGCMGMSHGYGTNIDEAAAQTLFDHAIERGVNFFDTAEVYGPFTNEELVGKGLKRHRDHVVIATKFGFTIGDEAKAARPSGLDSRPEHVRAVAEASLKRLGVEVIDLFYQHRVDPDVAIEETVGAMAELVKEGKVKALGLSEASAATLRRAHAVHPISAIQSEYSLWTRDPETNGVLDTCRELGIGFVPFSPLGRGMLTGALKDLSKLGENDFRRGLPRFDQENFDANLALVTALETMAADKGVKPGQLALAWVLAQGDFIVPIPGTTKIANLDSNIDATGIRLSAEELATLSSVVSPDKVAGARYGEAMAKMAGR; encoded by the coding sequence ATGAAGACCCGCAGACTCGGCACCCTCACCACATCGACCATCGGCCTCGGCTGCATGGGCATGAGCCATGGCTATGGCACCAACATCGACGAGGCGGCGGCGCAAACGCTGTTCGATCACGCCATCGAACGTGGCGTGAACTTCTTCGATACGGCGGAGGTCTATGGACCCTTCACCAACGAGGAACTGGTCGGAAAGGGACTGAAGCGGCATCGCGACCACGTGGTGATCGCCACCAAGTTCGGCTTCACCATCGGCGACGAGGCCAAGGCCGCTCGACCTTCCGGCCTCGACAGCCGGCCGGAGCATGTGCGGGCCGTCGCCGAGGCGTCGCTGAAGCGGCTCGGCGTCGAGGTCATCGACCTCTTCTACCAGCACCGCGTCGACCCCGATGTCGCGATCGAGGAGACCGTCGGCGCCATGGCCGAGCTGGTGAAGGAAGGCAAGGTCAAGGCGTTGGGCTTGTCCGAAGCAAGTGCGGCAACGCTGCGACGCGCCCATGCCGTGCATCCGATCTCGGCCATCCAGAGCGAATATTCACTCTGGACCCGCGACCCCGAAACCAACGGCGTGCTCGACACCTGCCGCGAACTCGGCATCGGCTTCGTGCCGTTTTCGCCGCTCGGTCGCGGCATGCTGACCGGCGCCTTGAAGGATTTGTCCAAGCTCGGCGAAAACGACTTCCGCCGCGGGTTGCCACGCTTCGACCAGGAGAATTTCGACGCCAACCTTGCACTTGTCACCGCTCTCGAAACCATGGCGGCGGACAAGGGCGTGAAGCCCGGCCAGTTGGCGCTTGCCTGGGTACTAGCCCAGGGCGATTTCATCGTGCCGATCCCCGGTACGACCAAGATCGCCAATCTCGACAGCAACATCGATGCGACCGGGATCAGGCTCTCGGCCGAAGAGCTCGCCACGCTGTCTTCCGTCGTATCGCCAGACAAGGTGGCCGGCGCACGGTATGGCGAGGCCATGGCCAAGATGGCGGGGCGCTAA
- a CDS encoding DMT family transporter — translation MTTSWKAWASGFIGVLIFSGSLPATRVGLADFAPLFLTSARAVIAALLGAALLIAMREKRPLRGDLLPLAIVSLGVVVGFPLLTAFALQSINSAQSIVFIGLLPLSTALFGVLRAGERPSAVFWMFSVTGAALVAGFALSATADMAVQGAVLMIAAVIVCGLGYAEGARLSRRLGGWQVISWALVLSLPVMLPLALWTLPQDLGAVSMSGWLALAYVSLFSMMIGFIFWYRGLALGGIASVGQLQLLQPFLGFVLAAGLLHEKVSLPMLATALLVVLCVAGSRRFA, via the coding sequence ATGACGACTTCGTGGAAGGCCTGGGCGAGTGGTTTCATCGGCGTGCTGATCTTCAGCGGCTCACTGCCTGCAACGCGGGTGGGGCTTGCCGATTTCGCCCCGCTGTTCCTGACTTCGGCGCGGGCCGTGATCGCTGCACTTTTGGGAGCGGCCCTGCTGATCGCGATGCGGGAGAAGCGCCCCCTGCGCGGTGATCTGTTGCCACTGGCCATCGTCTCGCTTGGCGTCGTGGTCGGCTTCCCGCTGCTGACGGCTTTCGCGCTGCAAAGCATCAATTCCGCCCAGTCGATCGTCTTCATCGGATTGCTACCGCTTTCTACCGCGCTGTTCGGCGTCTTGCGGGCGGGGGAACGCCCCTCTGCTGTTTTCTGGATGTTTTCCGTCACGGGAGCGGCGCTCGTGGCCGGCTTTGCGCTCTCGGCGACGGCGGACATGGCGGTGCAAGGCGCAGTGCTGATGATTGCGGCGGTAATCGTTTGCGGCCTGGGTTATGCCGAGGGTGCCCGCCTGTCGCGTCGGCTTGGCGGCTGGCAGGTGATCAGCTGGGCGCTGGTGCTGTCGCTGCCGGTGATGCTGCCACTCGCGCTTTGGACACTGCCGCAGGATCTTGGCGCCGTGTCGATGTCAGGCTGGTTGGCTTTGGCTTACGTCTCGCTGTTCAGCATGATGATCGGCTTCATCTTCTGGTATCGCGGTCTGGCGCTGGGCGGCATTGCCTCGGTCGGGCAGCTGCAGCTGCTGCAACCCTTTCTCGGTTTCGTGCTCGCCGCAGGGCTGTTGCATGAGAAGGTCAGCCTTCCCATGCTGGCGACAGCCCTGCTGGTCGTTCTCTGCGTGGCGGGTAGCCGGCGCTTTGCTTGA
- a CDS encoding aminotransferase-like domain-containing protein, with product MNERVQPPELPASRTAHVMADIRGRIGSGQFVPNDRLPSIRRLAAELSVSPSTVVEAYDRLSAEGLIRARPGSGFFVTEAGRTPAPLVRLEPPRPPEVDPFWVARQALDADPGTSKPGCGWLPPDWMPTALLHAGMRNVLRQATSLMTDYGPSRGSAGLRRFVEMRLRQQSITLSEDQVLLAGSATQALDLVCRLLLRPGDRVIVDDPCYFNFQTLLRAHQAIAIPVPYTENGPDIAAFQAAVAREAPRLYLTNSGLHNPTGATLSPQIAFQLLGIITRSDMLVVEDDIFSDFEPEPAMTLATLDGLSRVIRIGSFSKTISASLRTGFIAADPERIRLLTDLQVAIQFGGPSQVATEAIHGVLASGGYRKHLEQLHRRLDKERRAVGTRLGDLGIHPVLAPRGGPYLWCRMPEGVSSTALAQAALPQGVVLAPGNVFSPSLSSDGFMRFNVAHMGDARPFRVLERALKTSRWH from the coding sequence ATGAACGAACGCGTTCAGCCACCGGAGCTGCCGGCCTCAAGGACGGCCCATGTCATGGCCGATATTCGCGGCCGCATCGGTTCGGGCCAGTTCGTGCCCAACGACCGGCTGCCCTCGATCCGGCGCCTCGCCGCGGAGCTTTCGGTGTCGCCCTCGACTGTGGTCGAAGCCTATGACCGGCTCTCCGCCGAGGGCTTGATCCGGGCCCGCCCCGGCTCCGGCTTCTTCGTCACCGAGGCCGGTCGCACGCCAGCACCCCTCGTCCGGCTTGAGCCGCCAAGGCCCCCTGAAGTCGATCCCTTCTGGGTAGCGCGTCAGGCGCTGGACGCCGATCCAGGCACATCCAAGCCCGGCTGCGGCTGGCTGCCGCCGGACTGGATGCCGACCGCCCTCCTGCATGCCGGCATGCGAAACGTGCTCCGCCAGGCGACCAGCCTCATGACGGATTACGGACCCTCGCGCGGCAGTGCTGGCCTTCGGCGCTTCGTCGAGATGCGACTGCGTCAGCAGTCGATTACGCTGTCCGAAGATCAGGTGCTGCTTGCAGGCTCTGCCACCCAGGCGCTCGATCTGGTCTGCCGGCTGCTTTTGCGCCCCGGCGACCGCGTGATCGTCGACGATCCCTGCTACTTCAATTTCCAGACGCTGCTCCGCGCCCACCAGGCCATCGCCATCCCCGTGCCCTATACAGAAAACGGCCCCGACATCGCCGCCTTCCAGGCCGCCGTCGCCCGCGAGGCGCCGCGGCTTTATCTCACCAATTCCGGTCTGCACAATCCGACCGGTGCTACGCTCTCGCCGCAGATCGCCTTCCAGCTGCTCGGCATCATCACGCGTTCGGACATGCTGGTCGTCGAGGACGACATCTTTTCCGATTTCGAGCCGGAGCCTGCGATGACACTTGCGACGCTCGACGGGCTTTCCCGGGTCATCCGCATCGGCAGCTTCTCCAAGACCATCTCTGCTTCGCTGCGCACAGGATTCATCGCCGCCGACCCCGAGCGGATCCGGCTCCTCACTGACCTCCAGGTTGCAATCCAGTTCGGCGGCCCAAGCCAGGTTGCGACCGAAGCGATCCATGGCGTGCTCGCAAGCGGCGGCTATCGCAAACATCTCGAGCAATTGCATCGGCGGCTCGACAAAGAGCGGCGCGCGGTGGGGACCCGGCTCGGGGATCTTGGCATCCATCCCGTGCTCGCGCCGCGCGGCGGGCCCTATCTCTGGTGCCGGATGCCGGAAGGTGTCAGTTCCACCGCGCTTGCGCAGGCCGCCCTGCCGCAGGGGGTTGTGCTGGCGCCCGGCAACGTCTTCAGCCCGTCGCTGTCATCAGACGGTTTCATGCGCTTCAACGTCGCGCACATGGGCGATGCGCGCCCGTTTCGGGTTCTGGAACGGGCGTTGAAGACGTCGCGCTGGCACTGA